The nucleotide window AGAGACGACAAAGAAACACAAAAGGGGAAGAGACATTCATTTAGCTTAGGGTTTTCAGGAAACAGGCCTGATGGGCCAACAAAATAAAACAGAACGGATAAAAAAGCAGAAGCCTACTTTGCCCAATGACGTGGCAAAAACCAAGTTTTTTATTGGCTGATTTTTTATGGTGACGTGGACAGGTTCAATGGagctcatatatcccttttagtatatagtatagatatcaaaattattttctCCGAAAGTTCcaatatattataagaaaacaTTTGTAATAAATGTGTTAACATTAATTGACACGTAGTAGACTTGCAAtcatttaaaaagtaaaatgttGATGTGGTACCTTCACATGCAATCgtttaaaatttatgtgttCACACACTATCTTTTTTAATCAGCTCAGTTTTAGTTCATACATTTTTAACCTTTGTATTATTGAATTTGAAATTATCTCCGTGTAACTACTAAATAATATCAttgttgaaaaaaataaattacaaaatcattAAGATTCGAATCTAGGACTCGAAAAAATATCCGTAAATTTTGATTCAATTGGTTTTGTTTCGATTTAAACTGAAAAAATCCGGATATCCGTAATTCTACGAAACAAAGCAAATACTAATATGCAATATCCATAAAAACACAAAGCAAATCAgatatactaattttttaaGAATGAATATCCTATCCGTTATaggcatatatatacatacatttaaagaattttatatataacttataccaaattatattttatataaatttaacaatatttttatttgttaaattttattatataaagtagACATTCACTCAGAAATCTACttagtttagttttgtttttttgttggaaaaaaaaatatagacattCACTCTCTTCTCATCATGCCATGTCACTAAatagagagaggagagagtgcCACCTGTCCCCATTATTGAAAATATCTGATCTTTCACAACGTTGTCTTCTCGCTACTCTGCAAACCCCCATCGAAACGTTTCCTTTCAACTTTCACACCAAGAAATTACTTTTCTCAATTATGGCCTTTACCCCCTTCTCAAGAATCTAATTACGTGTAATTAATTTTGATTCCTCACGTTCTATGTCATTCAGATTTTCTGATCTATAAAAAGGGATGTAAATGATAACAAATCACATTGCTTAATccacttcctttttttttcttaccttTCAAATAATATGCTACGACAATTAGCGAATTCTCATCTCCTGCAGACGATAGAAACGATGTGGGTGTTCTCCGATTCGAGAATAGCAGAAAGCCACCGGAGATTCAGAGAAATTCCATAATTTTCATTATtgtgaaaaaaaatgtttagcgggaaactaaaatagaagactttcgaGGCGATTTACATGTAAGTcgtatattttaatttcttcaccagacgactgaaatgtaaaaaattaactaactaaacacttcataaaatcaaattaaacttcaaaagtgtttactatacacaaaaatagaCACATATaggtaaaaatttaatttttcaaaaaaaaaacattcaagctttccaaaatctaaccctaagaatacatacaatactacaacatatgttgtcaAACCCTAGACCAAAGAATACCATGATTCAGTACCTACACTTATCTATgttgaaaaaaattcatttttattatattttaatttatatcacttaaaactgtttatatttacatgattttaatttttcgcttatcaaaatatttttttaaaaatttaaaaaattattttgaagatCAGCTACACCAGAAGACTTATTTTGAAGTCGTCCAGACAtacaacatctcagacgactcagacgacttactagaattatattcataaaaatggctctgtttttttgtttggtcacaagggactGGGCTATAATTTCACAAGGCTTTTAgtttagttttgcatttgattcaagtttgggtatatgtttaaagttaaaatcaagttgtggatTAGTTTTGGGAAATTCCTCAATTACTTATTGGTTTACCAATTACACCCTTAATCTTGATAAGTCTAAATCTTTTTATTCATCATTATCTTTAAAGTTTACAATCATTATCTATTGCCAAATCGTAATTAATATCTCTAACCAATAAAATGACGCCACGTCATAACACTTTATACTCATTTTTTTGCAGATTCCAGGTTCagtttttcttgtttcttggtTTCATATTAAACCTTTTTCTTATGGACACGGAAGTTGGTCGAATAAACCCATCACTGATCTGATGATCTACttaaagtttttatatataacacgataattttttttttttgtaaatggatATAACACGATAATTAAAACACGCAAAGTAGGAAGATGGAGATGTGATTAATTAGAAGGTGGATCATCCTCGGGAGATGAGGGAGCCTACAACTCCGGCGATAAGGGCCGTTGGATCACCAAGCACGGCAGAGATAACGAACTGCACGGCCATTCCAGCGATCTCACAGCACTTCTGGACTTTGCCTTTGCTGCTGCTACGGTGGTGATGCTCAAGGGTGTTCTTCAACGCCAGGCTCTTGCCCTCTATGCGTTTACCACTTTGTCCTTTGTACAGCTCCCGCCAATTCTCCACCAACATCTCCCTCACGCACGCTACGTGGAGATTGTACTTTTTGCAAGACGACCTGTATTTAGTTCATATGTTTTCTACACTGTTACATCCTTATCATTCAcagaaattataatttatatgaacCCCATTTTATAATCTGTTATACACTGTTACATCCTTATCAGTCACAgcaatcaatactattaaaagaaaaggagtctaaaaaatctacttataaaagttgtttggactctttcatttaactcattattttttggtcttaccataaatttatactaacaatgttaccatatatttctctaacaataatttagtcaattcttttatttatttaaatctcacttCTAAAttctaatcattactattactatatttatcattttgatttttaatcgtaaaaacattgaaactaatgttttatattatcactttgatcatataatatatgatttaaagcaagataaattacaggacatatatgtgtacattctaacttcctctttcgtttataataaagtaatcatatcatatataaactttctcactaaaatctcatatcatatactaaactttcaaccgtctatagtttgataatattttcatatttaaaaatgatttttctgaatattcatgttaccttcacaaaaatgaagaaattcattggttctattaaagttaacccgacttcacgatatcagtattgattattcaagatttgaaaattatttgtttagatattatacttttatatacttttcacttaaaacgaatcaatacaattaaaaggaaaagagtttaaaaaaatttaatataaaaaagttgttggagttatgtataactatttattatttttctgataatacattaatcattctaaacatacaatattttaaatatttttaacagatcttaatattatttcttatgataccttTACTCATAAAAacatttcatcaaccatgtttttgtacaataacgttaaaaatctatatcaaaaagttgttggacctgatatggacgtaatgggtccacatctgttcgggtatttaagatcctaaaagaattcgaaatataaaaaaaatctgaaaaaaatctgaaacacgaaaagtatttgaaactccaaacaaataccaaaaaaatttaaatacctaaaaaattttaaaatcttattcaaaatctaacACGATGAACtggaaaatacccaaaattttatccaaatacccaattttttttaatttgaaaaatttatctgaaatcaaaactctaatcgtaaaccaaaaccttaaaaacaatatccataatactggaaacatattcgaaatatccaaatatacctaataaacacatatttatgatcggatctagggtaggacccgaactcaaacaaagacatgcaggtcaaaaaaaacacaatatgttatcttctctggacctgaactaacctataattttgggtcggtttagttttgttttttgatccggatataattctcacgtcgaaaagaaacttacgtaaaagtgtacatataaaatctcaaataaactaatttgtagattatatagctattaaaaattatgtttttcgatataataaaattttgtattataatataatccaacaatcctgcgggtcaaaatctagttatactTTATGTAATCAACCACATCTTATAAACTGTTAAAttcagaaatatatttttttgtaacaataCTATAGTTTTGCGACAAATAATAAGCTACCGTAGAGTACACGTTATGTAACTTGTATACCAATTACCACACAAGTTCATTTCCTTAAAGTAAAGGAGAAAGTATTGTGTTTAAACTTTAAATGACATTTGCTTTAAATCCTTGTTTGAAGGCCGTCGCTTTAATCTTTCTTTTCCTCTAATCATATATTCGGTATAAAAACGAAGTTCATGTTCAAGAATCAAACTATCGACTAAATCCAAATTTTAACTCAAGTtgctttattaaaaatattcttcaGAGATGTTGATTTAGAATATATGCTAATGTTGACTAAAACACCAATGAAAACTTTCACGACAAATACAATTAGGCATggtattttttctttataatcataatttgatttgtttcgttatctcaaattaaatataaaaaaacaaatcagaatattttaaattgatattatAATAACaatacaagaaaaagaaaagaataaagaaGAGAAACCTGTAACTCCAGCTACGGCCTTTTTTTCCACATCGATGACAGGACGAGCTAACTTTGCGGTAAAGGAAGAGCTTGGTCTCTCCATCGTCCAAAACCATAGGAAGCATAGCGCAACACGGGTGAAGATCAAACCCACATGCCCTGCAATGGTACACGAATCCCGACACGTCCTTCTGGCACGCGTTGCAGTATCGTCTTTCATTCCCTGGCGGCTTAGCCAAAAACTGAAACTTACATTTTTTGTAGAACGGATGTGTTATGGTGGCGGAAGGTAACGCGCAGTGTGCATGAAGATCGAAATCGCAGCTTTGATGATCACTGGAGCAGCGATAGCGAGAGCCGATCCCTACTTCATTGCAGCCATCACACTTGAAGGGCTTCTCGGTGTAGTCGTATTTGAGGTTATGTTTTGGGTGGCTAAAATGAGATATCTCTGCGTATTTCATATTTAGTTAGTTTTCTTTTAGAATAGTTTTATGTACAATaagtttggaaaaaaaaatcataatttatagAGGGGATTTTTGAGAAGCTTTAATCTGACTTGAAGCAtcaaaaaagagaagagagttaTCAAGTGGAATCTCTAAGTTGCTGCAAATGTAAGAAAGTCCCTAAAGAGAGAATAAGAATGTAGAATATGATGGTATAAAACTTTTTGCCCATAATTGATTAGACTATGTATtccaaaataattttctaattttttatttgaagcCTTCATTTTTCTACCACTTAAATTATACTGTTCTGAAACGAAGAAAAGTATTTCATTGGGGTCTTGCCGGAGATATAAATAACAACTACTCTAACTTGTAAAATTATGttaaaattatctaatatattaaaacagaagtacattttataaataactctGAGTTTTTACTATATTTACCAACCCCTGCCACTGagttaattttttctttttaaaataaactaaatcaGAATAAAATCAAGCCGTTGAACCACTATGTTTTGATCTATTAAATACAAACTTATATTGTACACATAAATTTCGTGGAAGCTAATAACTACTTTCCATATATTCACTTTTCAAAATTACTCCTAAATATGCTTACACTTTTCTAACGTGAATCAATATAAGGAATATGCTCAGTAAAATTTTCAACATTGCAATATTTTAACCTCAAATTACGgtacaaataaaatattgccATATCATTagttaaatttcaaaatatctaAACAAGATTTTAGGAATGTTGCAAAAAATATCGCAGATATACCCTACCTATAATCTCTCCATATCTAActattaaattcaaaaataagagtTAAccgttttttcaaaaaaaaaaaagagttaaccTACATCGTTTCACCATGTCAATATATACgttataacctctttaaattaataatctataaattaatatgcactaaaaatctctataaaataatataattttatagtcacaaattgagtttttggttcaattagtatatcgataaattaataaaaaaaattatagttttggtataGTCCCAacgttattaatttatagaagttttactGTATAGCAATTCCAGTTACATACTTCCCATTCATATTCTGAAATCGCAAAATAGTGTCGCTTACTAAAAATTTTACACCTCTTAAGGATGTTAAACCCTACAAGACTTGATGGGAGTACACATGAAGTTACTTCATTCGTGAAATTAGAACACCGGTTATGGGGGAGACTTTCTTGAGTGCATTCTTGAAATCAGAACACCGGTTATGGGGAGAGTCTCTTTTGAAAGAAATATCCTAATATTCgtcaatataatttttaaaaaattcttaaaatatatagatagtTATATAAGTCTCTCTATTAAGTgggtttacatattatttaagcctaaaatatttaatatgtttttcgATCATTTATCATTCTCAAATTACAAGCCAAAATAGGTAATCCTCTTAAAACCTAATTATTAGTGTAgatgattattttaaatattaaacaaaataaaataaaatttctacatACTAATTATGTAGTgctaataatttaaaatttaactatACATGAAAGTcccaaatttattaatatagaaattattgatacaaataatattcaaaatgtAATATATTCTATGATCCAGAACTCCATcttaaaactaatataatattatatattataagaaaGATGTGATACAAAtgacaatttgaaaaaaataatttaagttatCATATTCAcactatatttttcaaatataaaaatattatacgattaattatatgcgAAATGTTAGAAATATATatcattaatttatagaaacaaTATTCActtataaaaaagtaaaaacaaacatcCGCGCTCGGCCgagcgggtcaagctctagtatgTCCTTAAAAGATAGGTACGATTTGCTACATGAAATACATGACTCTATATATGTGAACATGACAACATGTCATGAGACTGGTTTGGATTTGCCTATTTCTAGACGCTGATAGGTAGTTATAGTATTTGACACACCCATCGGGCCACCCTTTCTATATATGTCACATGATCATTcgctgattttttttaaaatgtttaattatcCACATTAGTTTGTCCTTCAACTTTACCATCGATGTAGGGGGAATGTATCTATTTCAACCTGAATTTTACCCATCGTCCTTATTTCTATCCGAACTTTGTAATAATGCGTAATCCATATCAAACTacataaaaactcaaaaaatattACATGAAATTTAAGCGTTGTGTTTTTTCCTTCACCAATTCTAGTGCATATTTCATACTgaactaaacaaaaattcaaaaataatacatgaacTAAAATCGTGCTTATATATAATTGACCATCAAAAGTGTTATTCAACCATTAATTTATCGAACGACGTTGTTTTTGATAAATTCCgtaaatttttagtttaaaatactACATTTTTAACGACTTAAAAATACTACATTTTTAACGACTTAAAAATACTACATAAACTCTAAAATTCGTGTttacatattaattttaaattttacaaaatttatctaaaatgATGTCATTTTGATAAATCAACAGATGACTAACATCTTTGATTGTCAATTTATATATAACCACGATTTTGAAAGTTTATGTAgagttttcaaattttaaattttacaaaatttatcaaaaactaCTTCTTTTGCATCTGATCTAAAGGCAACCaacacaaaattcaaaatttttacaatctatttcaatttttagtaatactataaagtaaatatttaaattaataataattggtctaaatttataaaataataatttttaaagttaaattaagacataaatgattatataatttttttataaaactgaaaaactaaaaatttgataatatttatttgattaaactAAAACTTAAATATCAGTTACTGTTTAcaaatttatacaaaaaaattactttGGTCTAGTAATTAATCTGATCTGACTTGTCCACCAGTATGAGAGTTTAAACCTTCcaaaaattaatttcaaattttacagaATTTATCTAAAATGACGTCATTTGATAAATTAACGGATGACTAATATTTttgagattaatatatatatatatatatacacaatttTGAGAGTTTAtgtagtattttaaaattttacattttacagAATTTATCAAAAATGACGTTTTTTGATAGATTAATGGTTGAATAACACCTttgatgattaatatatattatttttagcaCAATTTTAAGAATTTGtgtagtatttttgaattattttttagttCACTATAAAATATGCACTACTATAAAGTAAGGAAAGGAAAAGGCACAACAtttagggtatgactggttttcccgctaccacccgcaaacgcagcttttgcggttagtagcggttgctggcgttttgcaacaatcgctcaaaccgctctaaaccgctccaaatcgctccaaatcgctttgaacctcataaattcaaaagctggttccagctagcgtttgcggttgcgggcgtttgcgggaagataaaatttttttttttttccaaaacaatataaatacaaaaataaaaaaattcaataaaaaaattaaagtgaaattataaaaatgctaaaatatatcaattaaattttaattaatattataaaactttaaaataaaaatattttctatatttttaaaaaatttaaactataactttctaaatataaattttatatttattataatattattatttttgatatttttataattgtataaaatgtaaatattattaatttattatttaacagctgctgcatttggtagttaaccagtcataagtatcccgcaaacgcacaaatttctaaccgcagaaccagtcgtacaaatctcttaaaaccgctagaaaccgcaaccacccgcatccgcaaactcccgcaaccgcaaccgcaaccgctgcggttaaaccagtcaggcccttaaaGTTTATGTAGTATTTTGGAGTTTTTATGTAATTGGGTATGGAATACACACCACCGAGAGGAAATAGGCATGACGGCAAAGCTCAGGTTAAAATAGGTGATTTTACCTCGGTATAGGTATAGTGATATCAAACGCACACAATTTTAGGTTAAACATTCAACAAAAGCTAGCTTAATAATTTAGATTCTTTAGGTCTTAGATAAAACATTAATTTATTCCGGTCATATCGAAAACATGCCTTCACTTTGATTGGGTTCCAAACTGAAAATATACTGCCTATTAACCAGTAATTTTTTCAAAAGTCATAACTAATGGGTTTGAATTATGCCCCGACAAACCAACTAGCAGAGCCCCAAACCGAAGTTTGGCCAATTCGGTTTGCATTCGGCtcataatctattaatttaacaaaatttataacTAACGTTGCTTTTAACTGgcatttggtttggtttggtattAACCGGTTTCAGCCCCTTATAAATATGAACCAAAATAACTATAATTTATCAAACTgaactattctttttaaattacactgaaattagtcaaaaattactacaaataatattttctattgatgtcaaaaaaaacaaaaatttctattttaacaAACCCTGCCATACCCTTAATTGACAAAACACTTCAGAAAAAACGCTATAATTTTATTTGCTGCTTAATTTTTAATAGTGACTAAGCTAAGATGACATAAAATGTCTAGTCATATGTTACTAGGATTAGACTTGCCAAACTTGAtgattagataaaaaaaattgattcaaattaaataaaaacattactaTATAATTCATTTCGTAGACAATCCAATAAATTAGTCAAATATTatagttaaataatattatgtcAATATATGACTATATACAAGGGTATTAATATACATACAAGTCTAATCAATActattacaaaataattaacaaataatattatgtcAATATATCATTCTATACAACTTTATcctattataaaatatatattataaatttcacatttaatCAACTGTATAGTTTTATGTGAAACTATAGAGAATACtattactattttatatatttatcatataaatatttttattctaaattttatatacgataattatatatacaatattttatatattttatttataagttatagttttagaattttagaatatataaaatatgatatttgtaacattttttatgatttatatattagaaatttAGAAAAAGATATTTATAGCATGGTTGATATGATTATTTTGTTCGTTCAAAAGTTGATACAATATATTCTCTAATcttttttcattattattatatttaatatttaaatagcCATAGTGAGATTTATCAATCAAAAATCAGTTGCAATCAAATCACGATATATCTTTTTTCTTAATATCATGCAttcaatatttaaatatttatagtaaaaaattCAATCAAAATTCTGGTGAAAGTTAGTCTCGAGGTATTctcttttttcctttaaaaacataatatttttaaaaaatttatttatagaatattatattttatagattATCATGAAAGCCAACTTCCACCAAATTTACTATATAAACAAGACACTCTCAATAAAAAAGCGTAGCCATTGAACTTTCTTatggtttgaatttttttgttgcttttgatttagtatatttatattattttgaatgaTAAGATTATATATACACCTATATTTTCAGTTTGctgatttgattttgttttatagGTAGATGAACTATTATAAGTTCCTTTTCAGAGAGGAGATTTGAGGTATTGTGAGAAGTGTTCACATATCAAACCTCCCAAATTTCACCATACCGAGTTTGCAAAAAGATGTGTGCTTAAGGTATTTTCTCTACTGAACACTCATGTCTCTTGCATCATGCCAAACACATCAAAATCGCCCAAACCCATTTTATATTAGGGAAATTTTCCAAATATGACTCAAAGTTTGATTTGAAATGCAAACCTATACttaaacttgaatcaaatgcaaaactaacctaaaagcttTGTGAAAATACATCCaaccccttgtgaccaaacaaaaaaataaaattcatttttatgtaAACGTCTGAGTTTTCTAAGATactagaagtcgtctggacgacttcCAGATAAATCGTTTGGACGACTTCCAGATAAGTCTAAGTCCTCTGGAAGACTTCCAGATAAGTCGTCAAGTGTTgttgatattaaaaataattaataaattgtttaaaaaatattttgacaagtgaaagattaaaatcatgtaattataaacagttttaagtgatgtaaattaatgtataataaaattgaatagttttcaacatagatgagtgaaagtagttaatcatgatattctttggtttagggtttggcaacatatgtattcttagggttagattttggaaagtttaaatgtttttttgaaaaattaaatttttacctATAAGTGTTTGTTTAtatgtatagtaaacactttttaagtttagtttgattttatgaagtgtttagttagttaatttagtttagaggttatgtttagggtctagacgactaacatttaagtcgtctaggaagtcttcaattttagtttttcgctaaaaatattttaattttccgctaaaaatattttagtttcccgctaaaaatattttagttttccgctaaaaatattgAGGTCATCTAggcgacttacaagtaagtcgtccaggaagtcttttgaatcaaaaatatttaaactaattagattttttgtctccctatataaagaaaattttacacattctctctcttcctctcaaatggctgcaacaaaaatgtaatgttcctCATTataaaactcttcaacctctctctaatctctttgaacttataaacatcaaactttatatcaatttattgtttttgtctcatgtctttctcactaatttatcCTGTTTTTGAAGGTTTTTCATCACATGGTTCTCAACATCCACTCATTTAAaagtagatctattaattttatatatgtgtttttgtgtgtttataaaggtagatctatctaATTTTCAactcattttctttgtttttaagccatttgaaagtttttggatatgcaggtttttcatatttggatttggatatgaaggtttttcagatctggaagacttctgggctAGAAGActttcagacgacttccaggaagtcttttAACGGAGTCTTCTCCCATGTCTCCCTTTCATAACAGATCTGAGCGTcttggtaagttttttttttttttttttgacgtcaaacggccattctattactcaaacttgaggtggactgggtaaccagaccggaacaGAACAACCAAGAAAATGTAACTTCCTATGGAAggatctagcagtcttagctaaaaaatctgaaaactgATTGCGCGCTCGTGGAACATGAATGATGTCGAAGTCCGGAAAGCAAATCAGCAGCGTCTCTATCCTTTCCAATTCTGTCGCAAAGCTAGGCCAGGCATGAGGATCCTTTATCATTGCTATCAGCTCCTTGCAATCTGTCCCAAAATTCTGGCAAGTTGAGTGTTGAAGCATGTTCTCCATTGCCCACCGCAGTGCTTCAACTTCCGAATGCAGAGCTGATTCCCGTCGATCGAAATTTCTTGTCCCCAACAATTGAATGTTTCCTCCACTGTCGAACCAgacccatccacatccactatACTGAGTAGAGgctgtccaagatccatctatcaagcaaatattacccaagcttatgacttgGGGCTCCTCAGGAAGGCCTTCTTGTACCACGGTTCGTGCCACTTCATTCGCATTAAACCAGGCTTGACATTCACTCTCTGCATGTCGAACCAGCTCCAAAGGATCTCTGTCTATTCCCCTGAAAAGTTTATCGTTCCTAGCCTTCTAAATGTACCAaattatccagggataaggatccctGTCCTGCTCCGGCTCGATAATGCTGTTTTTTCTCCAAAATAGGTAATCCATATTTGCGTAAATACTTGGTACTGGAAATAGACCTGGGCTAGACGGAGTTGATGATAAGGACCAGACTTGTAGAGCTGGCGGACACTCGAAAATAGCATGTGTTACAGATTCTTCTAGCATGCGTCttggtaagtttttatgtctgatATTTCTTCATTTGATAACCTCATGTTACATAAAGTTCATAACTTttttccaaactaaaactctccaaacccactctaatctctttgacttgaaaacattaaactttatatgaatttttcacttttgtctcatgtctttctcactaatctatctttttgttgcaggttttttaatcagatggttctcatcttccactttGATATGtactttgtgtgttctataaaagtatatatatctaattttccactcattttctctgttttaaagtcatttgaacgttttttgaTATGATATGCATGTTTTACAGATCTGGGTTTGATATacatgtttttcagatctggatcagactttggaag belongs to Brassica rapa cultivar Chiifu-401-42 chromosome A07, CAAS_Brap_v3.01, whole genome shotgun sequence and includes:
- the LOC103846067 gene encoding uncharacterized protein LOC103846067, producing MKYAEISHFSHPKHNLKYDYTEKPFKCDGCNEVGIGSRYRCSSDHQSCDFDLHAHCALPSATITHPFYKKCKFQFLAKPPGNERRYCNACQKDVSGFVYHCRACGFDLHPCCAMLPMVLDDGETKLFLYRKVSSSCHRCGKKGRSWSYRSSCKKYNLHVACVREMLVENWRELYKGQSGKRIEGKSLALKNTLEHHHRSSSKGKVQKCCEIAGMAVQFVISAVLGDPTALIAGVVGSLISRG